The Bacillus sp. Y1 genome has a window encoding:
- the aroD gene encoding type I 3-dehydroquinate dehydratase, whose amino-acid sequence MANFITVKNIRIGVGTPKICVPMTGRTESDLLAEADLIQLNRNFVDMVEWRVDFFNDSEDLSKVMTALSTIHQRLKELPLVFTFRSLEEGGEKEIHPSYYFDLNEAAAKSGMVDLVDIELRHRDEDIDQILSIIHENGRLGILSSHNFASTPSKDKMVEILNRGKKLGGDIPKIAVMPTSARDVLALLEATVEMQEKHPDTPIITMSMAGQGAISRLSGEVFGSSVTFGALKKASAPGQVEVTDLKRTLEVIHHSLQK is encoded by the coding sequence TTGGCGAATTTCATTACGGTAAAAAATATTCGTATTGGCGTAGGAACACCGAAGATTTGTGTACCTATGACAGGGAGAACAGAGTCAGACCTTTTAGCAGAGGCAGATCTTATTCAATTAAATAGGAATTTTGTCGATATGGTTGAATGGCGGGTAGACTTTTTCAATGATAGTGAAGACCTCAGTAAGGTGATGACTGCACTATCAACTATCCATCAGCGTTTGAAAGAGCTTCCTCTTGTTTTTACATTTCGAAGCCTAGAAGAGGGTGGGGAAAAGGAAATTCATCCTTCCTATTATTTCGACTTGAATGAAGCGGCAGCGAAGTCAGGTATGGTAGATTTAGTAGATATTGAGCTGCGACATCGAGATGAGGATATTGATCAGATTCTCTCTATCATTCATGAGAATGGTCGATTAGGGATCCTTTCTAGCCATAATTTTGCCTCTACACCTTCTAAGGATAAAATGGTGGAAATTCTTAATCGTGGTAAGAAGCTAGGAGGAGATATTCCAAAAATAGCAGTGATGCCGACCTCTGCTAGAGATGTGCTAGCACTGTTGGAAGCTACTGTTGAGATGCAAGAAAAGCATCCAGATACTCCGATTATCACCATGTCTATGGCAGGGCAAGGCGCCATTAGTCGCCTATCCGGTGAAGTGTTTGGATCAAGCGTTACATTCGGAGCGTTAAAGAAAGCATCAGCACCAGGACAAGTAGAAGTAACCGATCTTAAACGAACACTAGAAGTCATTCATCATAGCTTACAAAAGTAG
- the cobA gene encoding uroporphyrinogen-III C-methyltransferase codes for MKKGKVYLVGAGPGDPKLLTLYGLECIQNADVISYDRLVNKDLLKHAKEDCELIYSGKRPGKHHLIQDEINQMLVDQAMKGKIVTRLKGGDPFVFGRGGEEAEFLARHGIPFEVVPGVTAGIAASAYAGIPVTHRDFATSFAMVTAHGRVEKGSEFLNWEALAKGIDTIAFYMGVNNLSNICKNLMIHGKKATTPVAVIHWGTTSVQRTVTGTLETIEEIVSKHQISHPSIILVGEVVQMREKIHWFEENHAEALAMAMG; via the coding sequence ATGAAAAAAGGAAAGGTATATCTTGTTGGAGCAGGTCCTGGTGACCCGAAATTGCTAACTTTGTATGGGCTAGAATGCATTCAAAATGCTGATGTTATTTCCTATGATCGGTTAGTGAATAAAGATTTACTGAAACATGCGAAAGAAGACTGCGAACTGATTTATAGTGGGAAAAGACCAGGGAAACACCATTTGATTCAAGATGAAATCAATCAAATGCTTGTGGACCAGGCAATGAAAGGGAAAATTGTAACAAGGTTGAAGGGGGGCGATCCGTTTGTATTTGGTCGAGGAGGGGAGGAAGCAGAATTTTTAGCAAGACATGGGATCCCTTTTGAAGTAGTTCCTGGAGTAACAGCAGGAATCGCAGCTTCAGCTTATGCAGGTATTCCTGTCACACACCGTGATTTTGCCACCTCTTTTGCGATGGTAACGGCACATGGACGTGTGGAAAAAGGAAGTGAATTTTTGAATTGGGAGGCTCTTGCTAAAGGGATTGATACGATTGCTTTTTATATGGGCGTAAACAATCTTTCAAATATTTGTAAGAACTTAATGATTCATGGGAAAAAGGCTACAACACCGGTCGCAGTCATTCATTGGGGGACGACCTCTGTTCAAAGAACCGTGACAGGAACGTTGGAAACAATTGAAGAGATTGTGAGTAAGCACCAAATATCTCACCCTTCTATTATTCTAGTGGGAGAGGTTGTTCAAATGAGAGAGAAGATTCATTGGTTTGAAGAAAATCACGCTGAAGCGCTAGCTATGGCAATGGGGTAA
- a CDS encoding cobyric acid synthase, with translation MRRAQSIMIQGTHSDAGKSVISTALCRIFSDMGYKTAPFKSQNMALNSYITLDGKEIGRAQGVQAEAARTIATTDMNPILIKPSRDYEAQIVVHGKPYKNMQAGAYRQDFFQQGLTLIKEAYERLDQQFERIVIEGAGSPAEINLNDRELVNMRVANMTESPVILVGDIERGGVFASLVGTLQLIEESDRDRVIGVIINKFRGDVSLLEPGLDWFTEYTGVPVLGVVPYTTVKVDAEDSVALKLYSTERNLEKEIDIAVIQFPKISNFTDIDPFLSEADCHVRLVSSKEQLQNPDLLILPGSKNTIEDLIFLKQSGLYEEIQKLTKNGKTMVFGICGGYQMLGAIVEDPEGIESQVTIEDGLKLLPIYTTITSEKTTTLSEGTIQINEQTHDVEGYEIHMGVTTFLKPCTPLITHGTTIDGVISENQQIIGTYFHGIFDNDSYRAAIINQIRKVKGLEEKHDRVSFRSQREKAYDQLADHVKEHINLSFIEEKMREYYEKKIRLEIETAMEGTR, from the coding sequence ATGCGTAGAGCACAATCCATTATGATTCAAGGAACACATTCAGATGCAGGAAAAAGCGTGATATCAACAGCGCTTTGCCGAATTTTTTCAGATATGGGCTATAAAACAGCACCATTTAAATCTCAAAATATGGCGTTAAACTCTTATATTACGTTGGATGGTAAGGAGATTGGGAGAGCTCAAGGAGTTCAGGCCGAAGCCGCACGAACAATAGCGACAACGGATATGAATCCGATTTTAATCAAACCATCGAGGGACTACGAGGCACAGATCGTTGTTCATGGGAAGCCGTATAAAAATATGCAAGCTGGAGCTTATCGGCAAGATTTCTTCCAACAAGGGCTAACCTTAATTAAAGAAGCGTATGAGAGACTCGATCAACAGTTTGAGCGAATTGTGATTGAGGGAGCGGGAAGTCCAGCCGAAATCAATCTAAATGATCGTGAATTGGTAAATATGAGGGTCGCGAACATGACCGAATCACCTGTCATCCTAGTAGGTGACATTGAGCGTGGTGGAGTGTTTGCAAGCTTAGTAGGAACGCTTCAGTTAATCGAAGAGAGTGATCGGGACCGAGTGATAGGGGTGATTATCAATAAGTTCCGGGGAGATGTAAGCTTACTCGAACCGGGTCTTGATTGGTTTACCGAGTATACTGGGGTGCCTGTTCTTGGGGTCGTTCCTTATACGACCGTGAAGGTGGATGCAGAGGACTCCGTTGCCTTAAAGCTATACAGTACAGAAAGAAATTTAGAGAAAGAAATAGATATCGCAGTGATTCAATTTCCTAAAATTTCAAATTTCACAGATATTGACCCGTTCTTATCAGAAGCAGACTGCCATGTGCGTCTTGTCAGCAGCAAGGAGCAGCTTCAAAATCCTGATCTGCTTATTTTGCCTGGCAGTAAAAATACCATTGAGGATTTGATATTTCTTAAGCAATCCGGATTGTATGAAGAAATTCAAAAGCTCACGAAAAATGGGAAAACGATGGTGTTTGGAATTTGTGGAGGCTACCAAATGCTGGGAGCCATTGTCGAGGATCCAGAAGGCATTGAATCCCAGGTAACGATTGAAGACGGCTTAAAACTATTGCCAATCTATACAACCATCACATCTGAGAAAACGACCACCCTATCAGAAGGGACCATTCAAATAAATGAGCAAACTCATGATGTGGAAGGATACGAAATTCATATGGGAGTAACGACGTTTTTAAAGCCATGTACACCATTAATTACTCATGGTACCACCATCGATGGAGTCATAAGTGAAAATCAACAAATTATAGGAACGTACTTTCATGGAATCTTTGATAATGACTCGTATCGTGCAGCGATTATTAATCAAATTCGGAAAGTTAAGGGGCTAGAAGAAAAACATGACCGAGTTTCGTTTCGCTCCCAACGTGAGAAAGCGTATGATCAGCTAGCGGATCACGTAAAAGAACATATCAATCTTTCATTTATAGAAGAAAAGATGCGAGAGTATTACGAAAAGAAGATACGTTTAGAAATTGAAACAGCGATGGAGGGAACTCGATGA
- a CDS encoding histidine phosphatase family protein yields MVDLYIARHGQTIWNVQKRMQGRLDSSLTKKGVEDAKRLREYLADTPFDEVISSPSGRAYTTAKLIRPNETNMTTDPRLMEIHLGKWQGKTDDEIHREFPSEYDHYWNAPERYDNDGGETFTDVITRVEDFLQEIERTYVEGRVLIVTHGVAIMAFLSIVKNLSLKNFWSGPISEGTSLTLIRLEKGERKLLVEGSVEHLSLVTVQ; encoded by the coding sequence ATGGTGGATTTATATATTGCTAGGCATGGACAAACTATATGGAATGTACAAAAGCGAATGCAAGGCAGACTGGATTCCTCCCTAACAAAAAAAGGAGTGGAGGATGCTAAACGGTTAAGAGAGTACTTAGCTGATACCCCTTTTGATGAGGTGATCTCTTCTCCCAGTGGAAGGGCTTATACCACCGCGAAGCTTATCCGGCCAAATGAAACAAACATGACAACAGATCCGCGTTTAATGGAAATTCATCTAGGAAAATGGCAGGGAAAAACGGATGACGAAATTCATCGTGAGTTTCCATCGGAGTATGATCATTATTGGAATGCTCCAGAGCGATATGACAACGATGGAGGGGAAACTTTTACAGACGTAATTACTAGAGTAGAAGATTTTCTACAGGAAATAGAAAGAACGTATGTAGAAGGGAGAGTGCTAATTGTCACTCATGGGGTAGCCATCATGGCTTTTTTATCAATAGTGAAAAATCTTTCATTAAAAAATTTCTGGTCTGGTCCTATCAGTGAAGGAACGAGTTTAACCTTGATCCGGCTGGAAAAAGGGGAGAGAAAGCTCCTGGTTGAGGGGAGTGTAGAACATCTCTCACTAGTAACCGTTCAATAA
- a CDS encoding ATP-binding protein, with the protein MRDVQLLKMGKETLVVASDNSGAIGLKKLDAVQVPYDIVGYYTFRVAAMECYSAGAIPEAVILQNFCGEDAWEGLVKGITRGLFELDVPDIPINGSTESNFSLVQSAVGLSVLGKRVSQVPLSATPFLKDTKVAVIGLPLVGNEVIELETEVAPLRLVKELSKLAEAILLPVGSKGILYELNQLFSNRTFLKEEVNGEINVEKTSGPSTCFLITFPANKEDTVKELSGPYYHELTF; encoded by the coding sequence ATGAGAGATGTCCAATTACTTAAAATGGGAAAAGAAACCCTTGTGGTAGCTTCTGATAATAGTGGGGCGATCGGATTAAAAAAGCTCGATGCGGTACAGGTTCCTTACGATATCGTTGGTTATTATACCTTTCGTGTGGCAGCGATGGAATGCTACTCGGCGGGGGCTATTCCCGAAGCAGTGATTCTTCAAAATTTCTGTGGAGAGGATGCGTGGGAAGGACTCGTAAAGGGAATTACGAGAGGTCTATTTGAACTTGATGTACCAGACATTCCGATCAATGGAAGCACCGAAAGTAACTTTTCACTTGTTCAATCTGCCGTCGGGTTATCGGTATTAGGAAAAAGAGTAAGCCAGGTTCCCTTGAGTGCAACTCCCTTTCTAAAAGATACGAAAGTGGCGGTTATTGGTCTTCCTCTTGTTGGAAATGAGGTAATAGAGCTGGAAACAGAAGTAGCTCCATTACGGTTAGTGAAGGAGCTCTCAAAACTAGCCGAAGCGATCTTATTACCTGTTGGGTCAAAAGGGATACTTTATGAATTGAATCAACTATTTTCAAACCGAACGTTTCTTAAAGAAGAAGTAAACGGTGAAATCAATGTAGAAAAAACATCTGGACCATCTACCTGCTTTTTGATCACATTTCCTGCTAATAAAGAGGATACGGTAAAGGAACTTTCAGGACCTTATTATCATGAATTAACTTTTTGA
- a CDS encoding ECF transporter S component: protein MKVAKVTWMAVFIALTVVGGGIKIPAIIGSVALDSFPAIVAAALLGGIPGAIVGGLGHMVSALIGGMPLGPMHFLIAIEMAMLAWVFAYLYQKGSKWTASILFVLGNTFAAPLPFIFLISKAFYISMVPSLLIASVLNTVLALIVAPRLASIMKPVAAGKFQK, encoded by the coding sequence ATGAAGGTGGCAAAAGTAACTTGGATGGCCGTATTTATCGCTTTAACAGTTGTAGGTGGTGGGATAAAAATTCCAGCAATTATCGGAAGTGTCGCGCTTGATTCGTTTCCAGCAATCGTTGCGGCCGCGCTTTTAGGAGGAATCCCTGGGGCGATCGTCGGTGGATTAGGACATATGGTATCTGCGTTAATTGGAGGAATGCCTCTTGGACCTATGCATTTCTTAATCGCAATTGAAATGGCAATGCTTGCATGGGTATTTGCTTATCTTTATCAAAAAGGAAGCAAGTGGACGGCATCTATTTTATTCGTGCTAGGTAATACCTTTGCAGCTCCACTGCCATTTATCTTTTTAATTTCAAAAGCATTTTATATTAGTATGGTTCCATCTTTACTAATTGCATCTGTCCTTAATACCGTTTTAGCTTTGATCGTTGCTCCTCGATTAGCTAGCATAATGAAACCAGTAGCAGCGGGGAAATTTCAAAAATGA
- a CDS encoding bifunctional adenosylcobinamide kinase/adenosylcobinamide-phosphate guanylyltransferase has product MMGGACNGKAEWVRSHYDMCQYSGESWIKAYECSYYDWLNEDSVVSLVVVEGIEYWIRELSLQHESDTVRSIWKEALLKWDRWEKKGWKRKVVIIGSDITRGIVPVEKMDRKWRDDAGWTFQDTVQLCDRVDHIWYGIGQRIK; this is encoded by the coding sequence GTGATGGGAGGGGCGTGTAACGGAAAAGCCGAGTGGGTACGTAGCCATTACGATATGTGTCAGTATTCAGGAGAAAGTTGGATAAAGGCTTATGAATGCTCGTATTATGACTGGCTTAACGAAGATTCTGTTGTCTCCTTAGTAGTGGTTGAAGGAATCGAGTACTGGATCAGGGAGCTATCGCTTCAACATGAATCCGATACTGTCAGAAGCATATGGAAAGAGGCACTATTGAAATGGGATCGTTGGGAAAAGAAAGGTTGGAAGAGAAAGGTCGTAATTATTGGTTCAGATATTACAAGAGGGATTGTACCTGTTGAAAAAATGGATCGAAAATGGCGCGATGATGCGGGGTGGACGTTTCAGGATACGGTCCAATTATGTGATCGAGTGGATCATATCTGGTACGGAATTGGTCAACGCATTAAGTGA
- a CDS encoding bifunctional adenosylcobinamide kinase/adenosylcobinamide-phosphate guanylyltransferase: MAEGGQLIFISGGVRSGKSSFAEKTAMELTMKTHGNLHYIASGVAFDAEMKDRIKRHQQQRNEGEQHWETWEEPYFLHNLSTVFQPNDIVLFDCLTNLLNNRLFQTEERLMDPSFHEEIKNSIIEGILSIQKNCHTLIVVSNEILNEPIRSSDLVLVYAKILGRLNQQVVAMAKEAYLVEAGVPICMKKEGDDVAFRDGRGV; this comes from the coding sequence ATGGCGGAAGGTGGACAGCTGATATTTATCAGTGGTGGTGTTAGAAGTGGAAAAAGCAGTTTTGCTGAGAAAACGGCCATGGAGCTCACAATGAAAACTCACGGAAATCTCCATTACATTGCTTCTGGAGTTGCTTTTGATGCAGAAATGAAGGACCGAATTAAAAGGCATCAACAGCAAAGAAATGAAGGGGAGCAACACTGGGAAACGTGGGAGGAGCCCTATTTTTTACATAACCTCTCAACTGTTTTTCAGCCGAATGATATTGTGCTTTTTGATTGCCTAACCAATCTATTAAACAATCGTTTGTTTCAAACCGAGGAGAGGCTGATGGACCCTTCTTTTCATGAAGAGATCAAGAATTCGATCATTGAGGGGATCCTTTCGATACAGAAAAATTGTCATACCCTCATCGTCGTTAGTAATGAAATCTTGAATGAACCGATACGCTCAAGCGACCTTGTTCTTGTGTATGCAAAGATCCTTGGCAGGCTAAATCAACAGGTCGTTGCAATGGCAAAGGAAGCGTATCTCGTTGAAGCAGGAGTTCCAATTTGTATGAAAAAGGAGGGTGATGACGTTGCATTTCGTGATGGGAGGGGCGTGTAA
- the cobD gene encoding threonine-phosphate decarboxylase CobD, whose product MKWPTHGSNPQFLYEALHLEMPESVIDFSANINPLGPPAIVKDRWNELLPLVSDYPDPTAERLTGLLEKKEGVRKEQILVGNGGAELISLVGRLLTGKKVLIVQPAFSEYEEACRVNQCEVRYHLMDVESWELRLNELLVNLREVDAVFLCNPNNPTGMFFPKQTIELLARECAKYETFLIVDEAFYDFIEGYESTVSCLQHGGNMIILRSMTKMFSIPGIRLGYLIANEALLAKIRVSKPHWSVNAIAMKVGEWCLSESDYVEQTIQLIKQERERLQTFYREQEFSYSPSTVNFYLLKDTKVSDQFPFFLFLMEKGMIPRHTMNFPGLDGKWLRLAVKGPTEHERLLEVMSEWRKVDS is encoded by the coding sequence TTGAAGTGGCCTACGCACGGATCTAATCCTCAATTTTTATATGAAGCACTTCATCTTGAAATGCCTGAATCAGTGATTGACTTTAGTGCCAATATTAACCCGCTTGGTCCACCAGCCATAGTAAAAGACAGGTGGAATGAGCTGTTACCGCTTGTATCTGATTACCCGGATCCAACGGCAGAAAGACTAACAGGTTTGCTTGAAAAGAAAGAAGGAGTAAGAAAAGAGCAAATCTTAGTTGGTAACGGAGGGGCGGAGCTTATTTCTTTGGTCGGACGACTGCTCACTGGTAAAAAAGTGCTCATCGTACAACCAGCATTTTCCGAATACGAAGAAGCATGCCGAGTGAATCAATGTGAGGTGCGCTATCACTTGATGGATGTAGAAAGCTGGGAATTACGTTTAAATGAATTACTAGTGAACTTACGTGAAGTAGACGCTGTATTTCTGTGCAATCCAAACAATCCAACGGGAATGTTTTTTCCGAAACAAACAATTGAGCTTCTTGCTCGTGAATGTGCCAAATACGAAACCTTTCTCATCGTCGATGAAGCCTTTTACGACTTTATAGAAGGGTATGAATCAACCGTTTCCTGTCTCCAACATGGCGGAAATATGATCATTCTTCGTTCCATGACAAAAATGTTCAGCATTCCAGGAATCCGCCTGGGATACTTAATTGCCAATGAAGCCCTGCTAGCAAAGATTAGGGTAAGCAAACCGCATTGGAGTGTGAATGCGATAGCTATGAAGGTGGGTGAATGGTGTTTGTCAGAAAGTGACTATGTAGAACAAACCATTCAATTGATAAAACAGGAGCGGGAGAGGCTACAGACTTTTTATCGTGAACAGGAGTTCTCTTATTCCCCATCAACTGTAAACTTTTATTTGCTAAAAGATACGAAAGTCTCCGACCAATTTCCATTTTTTCTTTTTTTGATGGAGAAGGGGATGATTCCACGACATACGATGAATTTTCCTGGACTTGACGGAAAGTGGCTGCGACTGGCGGTTAAGGGGCCAACTGAGCACGAAAGGTTATTAGAGGTGATGAGTGAATGGCGGAAGGTGGACAGCTGA
- the cbiB gene encoding adenosylcobinamide-phosphate synthase CbiB: MFFQHLLAMTIAYFIDLLLGDPIDWPHPVKWIGTMIYKLEKKWNKGTRKKWKGVAMVVTLLLLVVGITILITMLAYHVHFMVGIMVEAVIIWTTIAQKSLKEAAMTVYGPLKKGDIVEARHKLSYIVGRDTDQLDEQGVVRATIETVAENTSDGVTAPLFWALLGGAPLAMLYRAVNTCDSMVGYKNDQYMEFGWASAKLDDWLNLIPSRLTSICMLFSNKPVRSSVKESAKIVLRDAKKHPSPNSGWGEAAVAALLGIQLGGINYYKGIRSDRAKMGEPYFPVTGEHILQTNGILTRTVLTFLLLLWIGGMIVEVAYARI, encoded by the coding sequence ATGTTTTTTCAACATTTATTGGCAATGACAATTGCTTATTTTATCGATTTACTTCTCGGGGATCCTATCGATTGGCCACATCCGGTGAAGTGGATCGGAACAATGATTTATAAGCTCGAGAAAAAGTGGAATAAAGGGACGCGGAAAAAATGGAAGGGAGTCGCCATGGTGGTTACGCTTCTCCTGCTCGTCGTGGGGATTACGATCCTAATTACGATGTTAGCTTATCATGTTCATTTCATGGTCGGAATAATGGTTGAAGCTGTGATCATTTGGACGACGATTGCTCAAAAAAGCTTAAAGGAAGCAGCGATGACGGTGTATGGTCCGTTAAAAAAGGGAGATATCGTGGAAGCTCGTCACAAGCTATCGTATATTGTTGGTCGTGACACGGATCAACTTGATGAACAGGGTGTGGTTCGCGCGACAATTGAAACGGTCGCAGAAAATACAAGTGATGGAGTAACTGCTCCCTTATTTTGGGCGTTACTCGGTGGTGCACCTCTCGCGATGCTGTATCGTGCGGTCAATACTTGCGATTCGATGGTGGGTTATAAAAATGATCAATACATGGAGTTTGGCTGGGCATCGGCGAAGCTTGATGATTGGTTAAATTTGATACCAAGTCGCCTAACCTCCATCTGTATGCTCTTTAGCAATAAGCCTGTCCGATCCTCGGTAAAAGAGTCAGCAAAAATCGTTCTTCGTGATGCAAAAAAACATCCGAGCCCAAACAGTGGATGGGGAGAAGCAGCTGTGGCTGCCTTACTTGGGATTCAACTGGGAGGAATCAATTATTACAAGGGCATTCGCTCCGATCGAGCAAAAATGGGAGAACCCTATTTTCCTGTTACGGGAGAGCATATTTTACAAACCAATGGCATTTTAACTCGAACGGTACTCACATTTTTACTTTTATTATGGATTGGAGGGATGATCGTTGAAGTGGCCTACGCACGGATCTAA
- the ilvD gene encoding dihydroxy-acid dehydratase, which produces MAELRSNMIKKGFDRAPHRSLLRAAGVKEEDFGKPFIAVVNSYIDIVPGHVHLQEFGKIVKDAIREAGGVPFEMNTIGVDDGIAMGHIGMRYSLPSREIIADSVETVVAAHWFDGMVCIPNCDKITPGMLMASLRLNIPTVFVSGGPMKAGVTSDGKKISLSSVFEGVGAYQAGKLDDKGLLELEQFGCPTCGSCSGMFTANSMNCLAEALGLALPGNGTILAVAPERRDFVRKSATQLMELIEKDIKPRDIVTEKAIDNAFALDMALGGSSNTVLHTLALAHEAEIDYPIGRINEVAARVPHLSKLAPASDVFIEDLHEAGGVSAVLNELSKKEGALHLDTLTVTGKTLGENIAGCDVKNYDVIHSIENPHSEKGGLAVLFGNLAPDGAIIKTGGITGGNRHEGPAVVFDSQDEALHGIANGKVKEGDVVVIRYEGPKGGPGMPEMLAPTSQIMGMGLGAKVALVTDGRFSGASRGLSIGHASPEAAEGGPLAFIQNGDQIIIDVDARSMDVVLSDEEWAERKANWKGFEPKVKKGYLARYSKLVTSASTGGVMKI; this is translated from the coding sequence TTGGCAGAATTAAGAAGTAATATGATAAAAAAGGGATTTGATCGTGCACCACACCGAAGCCTTTTGCGTGCGGCTGGGGTAAAAGAAGAGGATTTTGGTAAGCCGTTTATCGCCGTAGTCAATTCATACATTGATATTGTGCCAGGACATGTGCACTTACAAGAGTTTGGAAAAATTGTAAAAGATGCCATCCGAGAAGCGGGCGGAGTTCCATTCGAAATGAACACAATTGGTGTGGATGATGGAATTGCGATGGGTCATATCGGCATGCGCTACTCACTTCCAAGCCGTGAAATTATTGCTGATTCAGTTGAAACAGTAGTAGCTGCTCACTGGTTTGATGGAATGGTTTGTATCCCGAACTGTGACAAAATCACACCGGGAATGTTAATGGCATCACTTCGTTTAAATATCCCTACTGTTTTCGTAAGTGGTGGACCAATGAAGGCGGGAGTAACAAGCGATGGTAAAAAGATCTCACTTTCTTCTGTATTTGAAGGCGTTGGTGCATACCAAGCTGGAAAACTTGATGACAAGGGACTATTAGAATTAGAACAGTTCGGCTGTCCGACATGTGGATCTTGTTCAGGTATGTTTACAGCAAACTCGATGAACTGTTTAGCAGAAGCGCTTGGATTGGCTCTTCCTGGTAATGGAACAATTTTAGCTGTAGCGCCTGAGCGTAGAGATTTCGTTAGGAAATCAGCAACACAGTTAATGGAACTTATTGAAAAGGATATTAAGCCTCGTGATATCGTTACAGAAAAAGCAATCGATAACGCGTTTGCCCTTGATATGGCATTAGGTGGATCTTCCAATACGGTTCTTCACACATTGGCATTAGCTCATGAAGCAGAAATCGATTATCCAATCGGAAGAATTAATGAAGTAGCAGCTCGTGTTCCTCACTTGTCTAAGCTTGCTCCTGCTTCTGATGTATTTATTGAAGATTTGCATGAAGCGGGTGGAGTTTCTGCGGTTCTAAACGAATTATCTAAGAAAGAAGGAGCTCTTCACTTAGATACATTAACGGTGACAGGGAAAACACTCGGTGAAAATATTGCTGGATGTGATGTAAAGAACTATGATGTAATTCATTCCATTGAAAACCCACATAGCGAAAAGGGTGGCCTAGCTGTATTGTTTGGTAACCTTGCTCCAGACGGTGCCATCATTAAAACTGGTGGAATCACTGGTGGAAATCGCCATGAAGGACCGGCTGTTGTATTTGATTCACAAGACGAAGCCCTTCACGGCATTGCAAACGGAAAGGTAAAAGAAGGCGATGTAGTAGTTATCCGTTACGAAGGACCTAAAGGTGGACCTGGTATGCCTGAAATGCTTGCCCCTACTTCTCAAATCATGGGAATGGGACTTGGCGCGAAGGTTGCTCTTGTAACAGATGGACGCTTCTCTGGTGCTTCGCGTGGATTGTCTATCGGTCATGCATCACCGGAAGCTGCTGAAGGTGGACCATTAGCGTTTATCCAAAATGGAGATCAAATTATAATCGATGTTGACGCTCGTTCCATGGACGTTGTTTTATCTGACGAAGAATGGGCAGAGCGTAAAGCAAACTGGAAAGGCTTTGAACCAAAGGTGAAAAAGGGTTACCTAGCTCGTTATTCGAAGCTTGTAACATCTGCTAGCACCGGTGGAGTTATGAAAATCTAA